From a region of the Constantimarinum furrinae genome:
- a CDS encoding DUF1206 domain-containing protein, translating to MKNKKNRFARIGVATKGILYLLIGVLTAMSAFKLGGRIAGSRNVIEFISEQLFGKILLILICVGLSGYVFWRLVQIFGNSEDETNKKKKVIKKAAYFISALFYSFLIYIAITILLGALGSNATGGNLIRKVMTSGAGEIVAVLIGLVLAGKGIYEFYHAYKGKFKEEVKASKLPKISKTWLIRAGNTGIISRGVVSCIMAFLFLKTAFTGQFEQIGKKDVFTYIKEEFGLLILGIIALGLALYGGFMIIRSRYGEKLL from the coding sequence TTGAAAAACAAGAAGAACCGATTTGCACGGATAGGCGTCGCCACAAAGGGAATACTCTATTTGTTAATAGGAGTACTTACAGCAATGTCTGCCTTTAAACTAGGGGGGAGAATAGCAGGTAGTAGAAATGTCATAGAATTTATTTCGGAACAATTATTCGGTAAAATTCTATTGATCTTAATTTGTGTTGGACTAAGTGGATATGTCTTCTGGCGACTAGTCCAAATATTTGGAAATTCGGAAGATGAAACTAACAAAAAAAAGAAAGTTATAAAAAAAGCAGCATACTTTATTAGTGCCTTATTTTACTCTTTCCTCATATACATAGCGATAACCATTTTATTGGGAGCTTTGGGTAGTAATGCTACCGGAGGAAATTTAATTAGAAAAGTCATGACGTCGGGAGCAGGTGAGATAGTTGCGGTTCTAATTGGATTGGTACTTGCAGGAAAGGGAATTTATGAATTCTATCATGCCTATAAAGGCAAGTTTAAGGAAGAAGTAAAGGCTTCAAAGCTGCCAAAGATTTCTAAGACATGGCTTATACGAGCCGGGAATACAGGAATCATTTCACGCGGGGTAGTAAGTTGTATCATGGCGTTTCTTTTTCTTAAAACCGCCTTTACCGGACAATTTGAACAAATAGGGAAAAAGGATGTGTTTACCTATATAAAAGAGGAGTTCGGACTTCTCATTTTGGGGATCATAGCGTTAGGATTGGCCTTATATGGAGGATTTATGATCATACGATCGCGATATGGCGAAAAACTCCTGTGA
- a CDS encoding aspartate kinase, with translation MKIFKFGGASVKDAEGVKNLVTVLKTTNEKNLVVVVSAMGKMTNAFEEVVKAYFSEKKGMEAAVSGIYDYHMAIISELFPNKSHEVYTKVNEWFAELKAFLKSSKSNNHAYVYDQVVSFGELLSTTIVSAYLSEENIQNTFLDVRNCIKTDAGYRDAKVDWEQTKEAIEERVSKKGITITQGFLGSEGSNNFTTTLGREGSDYTAAIFAYCLNAESVTIWKDVPGVLNADPRYFQKTTLLNHISYREAIELAFYGASVIHPKTLQPLQRKEIPLFVKSFLHPLDSGTCVGKGVTLDPQTSCFILKKNQVLISLSSLDFSFMMEDNIGDVFKWLHQYKMKVELIQNSAISFSVCVDNKFDNLEPLLAKLRSTFKVKWNEGVTLFTVRHSQPSEIKALTQNKSVLLKQESRETVQLVVQE, from the coding sequence ATGAAGATATTCAAATTTGGAGGAGCCTCGGTAAAGGATGCCGAAGGCGTAAAAAATCTGGTAACCGTTCTTAAAACAACGAATGAAAAGAATCTCGTTGTGGTAGTTTCGGCCATGGGAAAAATGACCAATGCCTTTGAAGAGGTGGTTAAGGCCTATTTTTCTGAAAAGAAAGGAATGGAAGCCGCTGTAAGTGGTATTTATGATTACCACATGGCGATCATTTCTGAATTATTTCCGAATAAATCTCACGAGGTATATACCAAAGTAAACGAATGGTTTGCCGAGCTGAAGGCCTTTTTAAAATCTTCAAAATCGAATAATCACGCTTATGTATATGACCAGGTGGTAAGTTTTGGAGAATTACTTTCTACTACCATTGTCTCAGCATACCTTTCCGAAGAAAACATACAAAATACATTTCTCGACGTTCGTAACTGCATCAAGACCGATGCGGGCTACCGGGATGCTAAAGTAGATTGGGAACAGACCAAAGAGGCTATAGAAGAGCGGGTATCCAAAAAAGGGATTACTATAACACAAGGGTTTTTAGGTTCTGAAGGCAGTAATAATTTTACCACAACCTTGGGAAGGGAAGGTAGTGATTATACTGCTGCGATCTTTGCCTATTGTTTAAACGCAGAAAGTGTAACTATTTGGAAAGATGTCCCCGGCGTATTAAACGCCGATCCCCGATATTTTCAGAAAACCACCCTGTTGAATCATATTTCGTATCGTGAAGCCATAGAGCTTGCCTTTTACGGAGCATCAGTGATCCATCCCAAAACATTACAGCCATTACAACGAAAGGAGATCCCCTTATTCGTAAAATCCTTTTTACATCCTTTAGATTCCGGGACTTGTGTGGGTAAAGGCGTGACACTGGATCCTCAGACTTCTTGCTTTATTTTAAAAAAGAATCAGGTACTTATTTCGCTTTCATCCCTCGATTTCAGTTTTATGATGGAAGACAATATTGGCGATGTTTTTAAGTGGCTGCATCAATACAAGATGAAGGTGGAGCTTATACAGAATTCTGCCATTAGTTTTTCGGTATGCGTGGATAATAAGTTTGATAATCTGGAGCCGCTGCTTGCCAAATTGCGTTCGACCTTTAAAGTAAAATGGAATGAGGGTGTAACACTTTTTACCGTTCGTCATTCGCAACCTTCAGAAATTAAGGCCCTTACTCAAAATAAATCGGTATTACTCAAACAGGAGAGCCGAGAAACCGTACAACTGGTTGTTCAGGAATAG
- a CDS encoding DUF6090 family protein, with product MIKFFRHIRQRLLVENRFSKYALYAIGEIVLVVIGILIALQINNWNEKRKERAVEVNFLKNLKADLVSELENSTYFANYRFEKAEASAALINGEAPQTIEDVERYTDTYERVFIWNTFVPNNNTFKELLSSGNLSLIKNDSIKNRLLELDKTYVAIASGEDHMRREFETYLYDPHAENMLALGFFDLTEPAFGFPKRLSAKDIESSLHKKLIEDANWQHQDQKFINGLRLSFMNNGYLAGIHRDLVKYIEDLISLIDKEIAK from the coding sequence ATGATAAAATTCTTCCGCCATATTCGTCAACGTCTTCTGGTAGAAAACCGATTCTCGAAATATGCGCTTTATGCCATAGGGGAAATTGTATTGGTAGTGATTGGGATACTCATTGCATTGCAGATCAATAATTGGAATGAGAAAAGAAAAGAAAGAGCCGTCGAAGTCAATTTTCTGAAAAACCTTAAAGCAGATCTGGTTAGTGAACTTGAAAACAGCACCTACTTTGCCAACTATCGATTTGAAAAAGCCGAAGCCAGTGCTGCATTAATAAACGGTGAGGCTCCTCAAACGATTGAAGATGTTGAGCGCTATACTGATACATACGAACGGGTTTTTATATGGAACACCTTTGTTCCTAACAACAATACCTTTAAAGAATTACTGAGTTCGGGCAATCTTAGTTTAATCAAAAACGATTCGATAAAGAACAGATTATTAGAGCTTGACAAAACCTATGTAGCCATTGCCTCGGGTGAAGACCATATGCGAAGAGAATTCGAGACCTATCTTTACGACCCACATGCAGAAAATATGCTGGCCCTAGGATTTTTCGACCTAACAGAACCTGCTTTCGGATTTCCGAAGCGACTCTCGGCAAAGGATATTGAATCTTCGTTACACAAAAAACTAATTGAAGACGCCAACTGGCAACATCAGGACCAGAAATTTATAAACGGTTTACGACTATCATTTATGAATAATGGATACCTGGCCGGTATACACAGGGATCTTGTGAAATACATAGAAGATTTGATCTCGTTAATTGACAAGGAAATTGCAAAATGA
- a CDS encoding GNAT family N-acyltransferase, whose protein sequence is MGLVNAKEVAKAINVDKFGFIGTTMGWFLMKMLNISTMNKIYDRNKHLSDLEFINALLDEFEINFEIPEEDLKRIPKSGAFITISNHPLGGIDGILLLKLLLELRPDFKIIANFLLHRIEPLKPYVMPVNPFEDRKDVKSSVMGFKSAITHLRDGQPLGIFPAGEVSTYRDGKLVVDRPWEVAAMKLVKKAEVPVVPIYFHAKNSKFFYRLAKLSDTLRTAKLPSELLTQKERVIKVRIGNPISVEDQQEHETLDAFTDFLRKKTYVLANPFQKKKLLENIPKNLKLPKAPKKIAGPIPVAAMEAEIDKLRNDDKRLLISKNYEVFLAQADRIPNILQEIGRLREITFREVGEGTNNATDLDKFDSYYHHMFLWDNDSQKLAGAYRMGLGSQIFPKFGIDGFYLQDLFRFEPELYPMMSKSIEMGRAFIIKEYQQRPMPLFLLWKGIVHTTLRFPEHKFLIGGVSISNKFSEFSKSLMIEFMKSNYYDPYVAQYINPKKEFKVKLKDADKDFIFDESEADLNKFDKIIDEVEPGSLRLPVLIKKYIKQNAKVVAFNVDPMFNNAVDGLMYIRIADLPESTVKPVMEEFQAELEQKYLNKNEEE, encoded by the coding sequence ATGGGATTAGTTAATGCTAAAGAAGTAGCAAAGGCGATTAATGTCGATAAATTTGGATTTATTGGCACTACTATGGGGTGGTTTTTGATGAAGATGCTCAATATTTCTACCATGAATAAGATCTATGATAGAAATAAACATCTAAGCGATCTTGAGTTTATTAATGCCCTGCTAGATGAATTTGAAATTAATTTTGAAATTCCTGAAGAAGACTTAAAACGCATCCCAAAAAGCGGAGCCTTTATCACCATTTCTAATCATCCTTTAGGAGGTATCGACGGAATATTGTTGCTTAAATTATTACTGGAACTCCGTCCCGATTTTAAGATCATTGCTAACTTTTTATTACACCGAATAGAACCTCTGAAGCCCTATGTGATGCCTGTTAATCCGTTTGAGGATCGCAAGGATGTGAAGAGCAGTGTCATGGGATTTAAGTCGGCAATAACTCATTTGCGCGACGGCCAGCCATTAGGGATTTTTCCGGCCGGAGAAGTATCTACTTACAGAGATGGGAAACTTGTTGTAGATAGACCCTGGGAAGTAGCCGCAATGAAATTAGTAAAAAAGGCTGAAGTACCTGTGGTTCCTATTTATTTTCATGCTAAGAATAGCAAGTTCTTCTACCGTCTGGCTAAATTGAGCGATACTTTGCGAACTGCTAAACTGCCTTCAGAATTGCTAACGCAGAAAGAAAGAGTTATAAAAGTGCGCATTGGAAATCCAATATCTGTGGAAGACCAGCAGGAGCATGAAACCCTGGACGCGTTTACCGATTTTCTTCGGAAGAAGACCTATGTGCTCGCTAATCCCTTTCAGAAGAAAAAATTACTGGAAAATATCCCGAAAAATCTCAAACTACCTAAGGCGCCTAAGAAAATTGCAGGCCCAATCCCCGTGGCTGCTATGGAAGCAGAGATTGACAAATTGCGCAATGACGACAAACGGTTGTTGATTAGTAAAAATTACGAAGTGTTTTTAGCACAGGCCGATCGTATTCCTAATATTTTACAGGAAATTGGAAGATTGCGGGAGATCACATTTAGGGAAGTGGGTGAAGGGACAAATAATGCTACCGACCTCGATAAATTTGACAGTTATTACCATCATATGTTTCTATGGGATAATGATTCTCAAAAACTGGCCGGGGCCTACCGTATGGGTCTGGGCTCACAGATCTTTCCTAAGTTTGGAATAGACGGATTTTATTTGCAGGACCTCTTCCGTTTCGAACCCGAATTGTATCCCATGATGAGTAAATCCATAGAAATGGGAAGGGCTTTTATTATTAAAGAATATCAACAACGGCCTATGCCTTTATTCTTGCTTTGGAAAGGAATCGTACATACTACCTTGCGCTTTCCAGAGCATAAGTTTCTTATTGGCGGGGTAAGTATAAGCAATAAATTTTCTGAATTCTCAAAATCTTTGATGATTGAATTCATGAAATCGAACTATTACGATCCCTATGTGGCGCAGTATATCAATCCTAAAAAAGAATTCAAGGTGAAACTCAAGGATGCCGATAAGGATTTTATTTTCGATGAGAGTGAAGCCGATCTCAATAAATTCGATAAGATCATCGATGAGGTGGAACCCGGAAGTCTTAGACTCCCTGTACTTATTAAAAAGTATATTAAACAGAACGCTAAGGTTGTTGCTTTTAATGTAGATCCTATGTTTAACAATGCGGTAGACGGACTCATGTACATTCGTATTGCCGATCTGCCTGAAAGTACTGTAAAACCTGTGATGGAGGAATTTCAAGCCGAGTTGGAACAAAAATACCTCAATAAGAACGAAGAAGAGTAA
- a CDS encoding T9SS type A sorting domain-containing protein, protein MKGKKQFITGMLILTGLMMNSQEIQWGGRFGGIGEDVIRSMQVDGLGNTYTTGYFTDTADFDIGTGEVFLTSNGFYDVFISKHDTNGNFEWVRKIGGTGFEYAVAMNTDDLGNIFLTGVYEGTVDFNPGSEEYLLTSSGGLDIFILKLDPNGEFVWARSVGGVGYEESTAIDITPAGKVIILGYFYEEVDFDPGVGTYLMNSMGGSDSFILTLDEFGNFESGERFGGNDLDLAMDMVISDAGGIYITGFFEGSADMNPHALEEFIVTAELNSLATYVLYLNPDGEFVNAVHTRGGNTLPNGIATDISGNAYVTGYFDGVTNFDPDPLAGNQYLFESLLASNAFIMKLDNAGNLSWARQVVSDEPVFAYDIAVNSLGQVLSTGYFVGSADFDPSTSEFLLSQESVNAQDAYLSILDSEGNFVDAKAFGGISFIDTADLALDAADNVYLAAHFETTVDLNPDPNVSETVNSIAFRDSYIIKLTQNTLGIEIPAYISYKVAPNPANSYIEVSATKNLVSTNYVIFDLHGRAVISGVFSDSGVIDVSSLRAGIYLIKPQNLEPLKFIKI, encoded by the coding sequence ATGAAAGGTAAAAAACAATTTATTACAGGGATGTTAATCCTAACAGGCTTAATGATGAATTCCCAGGAGATACAATGGGGAGGCAGATTTGGTGGTATAGGTGAAGATGTGATCCGGTCAATGCAGGTTGACGGGTTGGGAAATACATATACAACAGGCTACTTTACAGATACAGCAGATTTTGATATTGGTACTGGGGAAGTATTTCTTACTTCAAACGGATTCTATGATGTCTTTATATCAAAACATGATACAAATGGTAACTTCGAGTGGGTTCGTAAAATTGGGGGAACCGGATTCGAATACGCTGTTGCAATGAATACAGATGATCTAGGGAATATTTTCCTAACCGGGGTGTACGAAGGCACAGTTGATTTCAATCCCGGTTCTGAAGAATATTTACTTACTTCATCGGGAGGGTTGGATATTTTTATATTAAAGCTCGACCCGAATGGTGAATTTGTTTGGGCCCGAAGTGTCGGGGGGGTTGGATATGAAGAATCTACGGCTATTGATATAACACCTGCCGGAAAAGTAATTATACTGGGATATTTTTATGAAGAAGTAGATTTCGACCCTGGAGTGGGAACTTATTTAATGAATAGTATGGGAGGTAGTGATTCCTTTATACTCACTTTAGATGAATTTGGAAATTTTGAATCGGGAGAACGTTTTGGAGGGAACGACCTTGATCTTGCCATGGACATGGTAATTTCTGATGCTGGAGGTATATACATTACAGGATTTTTTGAAGGTTCTGCCGATATGAACCCTCATGCCTTAGAAGAATTTATTGTGACTGCCGAATTAAATAGTCTTGCCACCTATGTTTTATACCTCAATCCGGATGGAGAATTTGTGAATGCTGTACACACGCGAGGGGGGAATACGCTTCCAAATGGAATAGCTACTGATATTTCGGGGAATGCCTATGTTACTGGATACTTCGACGGGGTAACTAATTTTGATCCCGACCCATTAGCCGGGAACCAGTATCTATTCGAATCATTATTAGCTTCCAATGCGTTCATCATGAAACTCGACAATGCAGGCAATTTAAGTTGGGCTAGGCAAGTAGTATCAGACGAACCTGTCTTCGCATATGATATTGCGGTAAACAGTCTTGGACAGGTACTTTCTACCGGTTATTTTGTTGGTTCGGCAGATTTTGACCCATCGACAAGTGAGTTTTTACTATCACAGGAATCGGTGAATGCCCAAGATGCTTATCTAAGTATTTTGGATTCTGAAGGGAATTTTGTTGATGCTAAAGCATTCGGGGGAATAAGTTTTATTGATACCGCCGATTTGGCATTAGATGCGGCAGATAATGTGTATTTGGCGGCACATTTTGAAACAACCGTGGACTTAAATCCCGACCCCAACGTTTCTGAAACAGTGAATAGCATCGCTTTTAGAGATAGCTATATCATTAAACTCACTCAAAATACATTAGGAATTGAAATACCTGCGTATATATCCTATAAGGTAGCACCCAATCCGGCAAATTCATATATTGAGGTTAGCGCGACTAAGAATCTTGTATCTACCAACTATGTAATATTTGACTTACATGGAAGAGCTGTGATCTCAGGAGTCTTCTCAGATTCTGGAGTTATCGATGTTTCATCGCTTAGGGCCGGGATCTATTTGATTAAACCACAAAATTTAGAACCATTAAAATTTATAAAAATTTAA
- a CDS encoding flavodoxin family protein yields MKSDFSNLKALYINCTLKRSPRMSHTKALMDVSIKIMRAEGVTVEYVRLVNHELAYGVYHDMTEHGAEKDEWPSLWKKVESADILVIGTPIWLGEKSSVATKLIERLYSESGRRNDKGQYYFYGKVGGCIITGNEDGIKHVAMGTLYALQHIGYSIPPQADCGWIGEAGPGPSYNDEESDAKNNDFTNRNTTFMTYNLLHLAKILKDQGGYPGYGNSRGDWDDGTRWNFENPEYR; encoded by the coding sequence ATGAAATCTGACTTTTCCAACCTCAAAGCCCTTTATATAAACTGTACACTTAAAAGATCTCCCCGAATGAGTCATACTAAAGCACTTATGGATGTTTCCATAAAGATTATGAGAGCCGAAGGGGTTACGGTGGAATATGTAAGATTGGTGAATCATGAACTAGCTTATGGAGTCTATCACGATATGACCGAGCATGGAGCCGAAAAAGACGAATGGCCCTCGCTGTGGAAAAAAGTTGAAAGTGCCGATATTCTGGTGATAGGAACTCCCATTTGGCTTGGGGAAAAATCCTCGGTTGCCACTAAACTTATCGAACGACTATATAGTGAAAGTGGAAGGCGCAATGATAAAGGACAGTATTATTTCTACGGAAAGGTAGGAGGGTGTATTATTACCGGGAACGAAGATGGTATTAAGCATGTCGCCATGGGGACTTTATACGCCCTTCAGCACATTGGATATAGCATTCCGCCACAGGCAGATTGTGGCTGGATAGGTGAAGCGGGACCCGGCCCCAGCTATAATGATGAAGAAAGTGATGCAAAAAACAATGATTTCACCAACCGGAATACTACCTTTATGACTTATAATTTACTGCATCTGGCAAAAATTTTAAAGGATCAGGGAGGATACCCGGGGTATGGGAATTCACGCGGAGACTGGGACGATGGCACTCGTTGGAATTTTGAAAATCCGGAATATCGGTAA
- a CDS encoding helix-turn-helix domain-containing protein, translating into MFVDFILIGGMITMASMILFLIKSTKDFSKKILIGFFLSGFFFFLYYYAFNHNAKILGSVAFLFGNGVGFYLGPFTYFYLRSLYEPKNEIVLKLMVALIPFFLHWILVNVPVALSIPTELFRTYGKGYAVVADYINLGENLFFLSFLYFSFRVMRVMKQKRHQFFSETKRGNLIWYRILLIGLIVIIFLDSLFSVYELIYPPLSWNIGTIIAFLFVILYSLFGYRGIFQSHLKLDFAELNPREKNIHNNHPKKGEVLHPGGSSAMTSSEVLKYTQDLSVLMEKNKIFKNESLRLNDLADQLGITTKKLSELLNHHMNTSFYNLVNDYRVAEVKTKLQSKENSRYNLVGLAFDSGFQSKASFNRVFKEKTGMSPGMYRKKFLST; encoded by the coding sequence ATGTTTGTAGATTTTATACTGATAGGAGGCATGATTACTATGGCTTCTATGATCTTATTTTTGATAAAATCAACCAAAGATTTTTCAAAAAAAATTCTTATCGGATTTTTTCTAAGCGGCTTTTTCTTCTTTCTCTATTATTATGCCTTCAATCATAATGCTAAAATTCTAGGTTCCGTTGCATTTCTCTTCGGAAATGGGGTAGGCTTTTATCTGGGCCCATTTACCTATTTTTATCTGCGGTCGCTTTATGAGCCAAAAAATGAGATAGTTTTGAAATTGATGGTCGCCCTGATACCATTTTTTTTACACTGGATATTAGTAAATGTTCCTGTAGCCTTAAGCATTCCCACAGAATTATTCAGAACCTACGGAAAAGGTTATGCCGTAGTGGCAGATTATATAAATTTGGGTGAAAATTTGTTCTTCCTGTCTTTCCTATATTTCTCCTTCCGCGTAATGCGGGTTATGAAACAGAAACGGCATCAATTTTTTTCTGAAACTAAGAGGGGTAATTTGATATGGTATCGTATTTTGTTAATCGGACTCATCGTAATTATATTTCTGGATAGTTTGTTTTCGGTGTATGAATTAATATATCCTCCTCTTTCATGGAATATTGGCACGATCATAGCTTTTCTTTTTGTGATTCTCTACAGTCTGTTCGGCTACAGGGGTATATTTCAATCGCATTTAAAATTAGATTTCGCTGAATTAAATCCGCGAGAAAAAAATATTCATAACAACCATCCTAAAAAAGGTGAAGTATTGCATCCGGGTGGCAGCAGCGCGATGACTTCAAGTGAAGTACTAAAGTATACCCAAGACCTTAGCGTATTGATGGAGAAGAATAAGATATTCAAAAATGAATCTTTAAGACTCAATGATCTTGCAGATCAATTAGGAATAACCACAAAAAAGCTTTCAGAATTGCTCAATCACCATATGAACACAAGCTTTTACAATCTGGTCAATGATTATCGTGTAGCGGAAGTAAAAACCAAATTACAATCCAAGGAAAATTCAAGATATAATCTTGTAGGATTGGCCTTCGATTCCGGATTTCAATCTAAAGCAAGTTTTAATCGAGTTTTTAAAGAAAAGACCGGCATGTCTCCAGGCATGTACAGAAAGAAATTTCTTTCGACCTAA
- a CDS encoding YitT family protein, whose product MKFIFQNIAKTIAEWRLRGTPGKKSGKKFEKQLNEAAVEFNHFFKESGFILLGIIAAAIGLNGFLLPNSFIDGGATGISLILTKVTGVPLSILLIGVNIPFIILGFSAIGKQFALKSLVAIFGLAILVHFISLPTITDDKLLIAVFGGFFLGAGIGLAIRGGAVIDGTEVLAIFLSKKAHVTIGDIILIFNVAIFGVAAYIFTVEVALYAMLTYLSASKTVDFIVSGIEEYVGVTIISDYSEDIRIAIIEKMGRGCTIYNGKRGFGKRGEKLNETDIIYTLITRLELARLHTEIDKIDKNAFLVMHSIKDAKGGMIKKRPLK is encoded by the coding sequence ATGAAGTTTATTTTTCAAAATATAGCCAAAACAATAGCCGAGTGGAGACTTAGAGGAACTCCCGGAAAGAAATCCGGAAAGAAATTTGAAAAGCAACTAAATGAGGCCGCAGTCGAATTCAACCACTTCTTTAAGGAAAGCGGTTTTATCTTGCTCGGAATAATCGCCGCAGCTATTGGACTTAACGGCTTCTTACTTCCTAATTCCTTTATAGATGGCGGCGCAACAGGGATTTCCCTTATCCTAACCAAAGTTACCGGCGTGCCCTTATCAATATTGCTTATAGGAGTGAACATTCCTTTTATTATTTTAGGTTTTTCAGCTATAGGAAAACAATTTGCACTTAAAAGTCTGGTCGCCATATTCGGTCTGGCGATACTCGTTCATTTTATCAGTCTTCCCACGATCACCGATGACAAATTGCTAATTGCCGTTTTTGGAGGATTCTTTTTGGGAGCGGGTATCGGACTCGCAATTAGAGGGGGTGCCGTGATCGATGGCACCGAAGTCCTCGCAATCTTCCTCAGTAAGAAAGCCCACGTTACAATTGGTGACATCATCCTTATTTTTAACGTTGCAATCTTTGGCGTAGCCGCCTATATTTTTACCGTTGAGGTCGCGCTTTATGCCATGCTCACATATTTATCTGCATCAAAGACTGTCGATTTTATAGTATCCGGTATTGAAGAGTATGTTGGAGTCACGATCATTTCAGATTATAGCGAAGATATAAGAATAGCGATCATTGAAAAGATGGGGCGTGGCTGTACTATTTACAATGGAAAACGTGGCTTTGGAAAGCGAGGAGAAAAACTAAACGAAACCGATATTATTTACACACTCATCACCCGTCTGGAACTTGCCAGACTCCATACTGAAATTGACAAAATTGATAAGAATGCATTTTTGGTCATGCACAGCATAAAAGACGCAAAAGGAGGGATGATCAAAAAGCGACCCCTAAAATAA
- a CDS encoding MBL fold metallo-hydrolase: protein MSVIVQALYRRIIIKVPAIAVFLITLILFSSCSNSQHETNANAVPNPTFSVVDNTSLVILGTVQDAGSPHIACKRDCCKALFKNPDPLRKVVSLGLIDTQAQQTYLFEAGPDITSQLKVLHTFSGFEQEIPDGIFLTHAHIGHYAGLMYLGKEAVNASEVPVFSMPRMKIFLETNGPWSQLFTNKNIILNEIHAEEEILLSEHLKVTSVKVPHRDEFSETVGYRIEGPSKSALFIPDIDKWEKWELSIVDAISEVDYAFLDATFYDAEEIGYRDISEIPHPFVIESMTLFKALPSTEKNKIHFIHFNHTNPLLDPESEVYKAVIEEGFNIARIHDVISL, encoded by the coding sequence ATGTCAGTAATCGTTCAAGCTTTATATCGTAGAATTATAATAAAAGTTCCGGCCATTGCTGTGTTTCTTATAACGCTAATACTGTTTAGTTCATGCTCCAACAGTCAGCATGAAACAAATGCGAACGCGGTTCCGAACCCTACCTTCTCCGTGGTTGACAACACCTCTTTGGTAATCCTTGGCACCGTGCAGGACGCCGGCTCACCACATATCGCATGTAAACGGGATTGTTGTAAAGCGTTATTTAAAAATCCCGATCCCTTGAGAAAAGTGGTTTCATTGGGTTTGATCGATACACAAGCACAGCAAACCTATCTTTTTGAAGCCGGACCCGATATTACCTCACAACTGAAAGTGCTTCATACCTTTTCAGGTTTTGAACAGGAAATCCCGGATGGGATCTTTCTCACGCATGCGCATATTGGACATTACGCCGGTCTCATGTATCTGGGAAAAGAGGCTGTAAATGCTTCTGAAGTGCCCGTATTTTCTATGCCGCGTATGAAAATATTTCTGGAAACCAACGGACCGTGGAGTCAGCTTTTCACGAACAAGAACATTATTCTCAACGAAATACATGCTGAAGAAGAAATACTACTTTCAGAACATCTGAAAGTGACTTCGGTTAAAGTTCCTCATCGCGATGAATTTTCAGAAACGGTTGGATATCGAATTGAAGGACCTTCAAAATCAGCGCTCTTTATCCCCGATATCGATAAGTGGGAAAAATGGGAACTTTCAATTGTAGATGCCATTTCTGAAGTGGATTATGCCTTTCTGGATGCAACTTTTTATGATGCCGAAGAGATCGGTTACAGGGATATTTCAGAAATACCACATCCCTTTGTCATTGAAAGTATGACACTTTTTAAAGCGCTGCCTTCAACCGAAAAGAACAAAATTCACTTTATTCATTTTAATCACACCAATCCGTTACTCGACCCCGAAAGTGAAGTCTATAAGGCTGTAATTGAAGAAGGTTTTAATATCGCCCGCATTCACGATGTAATAAGTTTGTAA